Within the Scomber scombrus chromosome 4, fScoSco1.1, whole genome shotgun sequence genome, the region GATGTCTTTGGTTGATCCGTAGCCAGCAAAAATCTTCAAGTGAGCCTGCAATCATTCAAATGAAGAAGAGCATTGTATTTTTCTGAACAACTGAGTTAATATTTCTCTCACAACAATACCAGGATAGCactgttgttttagtttttaccCCTAAAAATGTAGTCTCTCTAAAAAGATTCAGACTGGACATGGCCTACAacatatataaaacaacatacagACCCCCTCACTGACCTCTGTCAAGGACTTGAGGAAGTTGGCTTTGTGTCTGAGCGGGTCATGGACGAGACCATCACAGAAGGAGACAATGCCATGAGGGAAGTTGTGCTGAGACAACCAAGCCACTACCCGCTGCTTCTGCATGTCTGGACGTCCCGTTACATAGATGATCAAATAGCCTAAATCCTGCCAGTGCCTGTAACGAGACGAAAAAAGAGACAATACAATCAAGAACCATGCAGTCAGTGATttagcagcacaaacacagtgactgtttcaaatacaagaaaacaacacaagaagAGTGAGTTACCTGACGACGTCCACAGCTCCTGCCCGCACTTTAGGGTCACTGCCCATGATTGACACACTGGCAGCAAATGACCCATCAATGCTAAATACCACAAACTCTGTGCCTCGAGGGATAACCGTGAGGTAGCTGTCAGCAAATGTGTGGTCACCTCTGGAGAGTCCACAGAACAAGAAGAGTAAGAAAGATGGAGAAACAAAGACcagatgaaaaatgtttttttcttgaaattcACCTTGGCGAAACCGAAACACAATAAAAGTAAgctaaaaaactaaactaaactaaatgtaaacTAGGCCACCTGAGTGTTGACTAGTTTTTCAATACATGTGTAAGCTACAATGTCCTAGACTGCCTGAAAAAACAAAGGTGAATAACCAAATCATTCTCAACTCTCATTTCCTCCTTCACTTTCAGATGCAACTTTTTACAGTTGGAGGCTAAAGGGCATAGTACTTTTAGAAGTTCTGTACATCGACAAACAGTTTGCCTCATTTATTCAGTTAAAAGACAAATTTTCCCTTCCATCAACACACCTCTTTAGATATCAACAAGTCAGGAACTATATCTGCCAAAATGTGCCTAATTTTGAGTCTTCTGGTGTGAAGTATTCAAATGGTTCTCTGAAATGTATAACTGTGTGTTTAAGCTTGAGCCAGAGGTGGCACTGTTTGGCTATTCACTGTCTCTACTGACTCATAGCCTTCCTGTACAGAACATCATTATGTATGGAATGATAATTGCAAAGAGACTGATTTTAATGTTCTGGAAGTCAGAAGCAGTGTCCCTCTTCAAGACGTGGCTAATAGAACTTACCTCTGTATTGCACATGGAGAAAATCCAATATGACATGACGGACAATCTCAAGAAGTTCTACAAGACTTGGCAGCCAttcttagtttttgttttttgctttatttatttatttatttatttatattttattttttattattttacctttattttttactctCAAGTTTAATCCTTTTGTATGTTACCATAATGCCTTGGAAAAAActtaacaaacatattgagcaaaaaaaagaagaagaaacaatgtTCTTATAATCTTGAATCACTCAGGAAAATAACTAACACTGTCAGAGTCTGAGACAGGAACTCACCTGACAACCATTTTGACTGGGTAGACTCCGATGCCCAGACGCTTGTCCTCTGGGATGGTAAAAGACACACGGCCACTACTGTTGGTTACCTCTGTGCTGAAGCACACCCATTCTCCTGATGGAGGCTGGGTCATGATGTGAAGGTCAACCTGAACAGAATTAGACAATAAACAttgaatacaaacacaaacactaatCACAAAGGCAGCACTGACATCAGTCTGTGTGACAGAGTGTTTACCTTTTCCCCGGTCAAAGTGACCATGTCCAGAGGGCCGTACATGAAGCGACCCATCACGACCTGCTGACTGTCTTCTGTGAACACAGCGTCATTTACACGGTGGTTGGCAGTCACGTTCTGTCAAATGAGccaaagaaatgaatgaaaaaaacacaagtaacTGATTCTTGGGGTTTCTTTTTTCAAGATTTATTTTAagcatttaaatatttgatgagaTTTTATTACAAAGAAGAGGGTAAACTCAGGAAGTTTTGATTTTCGCAGACTGAGCTCCAAAGCGCCCTGAAACCTCTGATCCCTACCCTGATCTTCACATGAGTCCTCTTGCGGAGCCACTTCTCCCGAGGCTTGGAGGGAGTGAATTCAGACACTTCTTTCCCATCGAGCTCTAGGATGCTTGAGTTTTCGTGCCTCATGACCTACAGCAGACATATGGATCACTCACCCTCAGTTTCAATGGATAGACGACTGACAGCCGAGGCTGCGTACAAGCAGACATTAACAGTGGCAGGTGTGATAATATTGACTCACCTGTCTCAGGAGAAAAGACACAACATCAGTGGACTCCCAGTAGGATGCGTGGAAGAGGTGTGGTAGAGCCACTGTTGGGAAAGCGGTCAGAGCATCGGGGCAGTAGAGGGCAAAGTCCAGTCGCTTAGTGCCCCACCAACGTGCTGCAACTGCGATGAGGATGGAGTGAATAGGGTGCACAGACATAAGATGAAACTATAAGAGTCAGTGTGAGGTTATGTGAAGCCACGCAAAGGTGCTACACCCCTAAAGCAAAAAAAGAGGCAATTTCAATCTTTAACCGCAACCATCACCGATCCCAGCAGATCTTCAGCTACAGGAAGGAGAAGACGTAGTTTGTGATCGTTATTAACAGGAAAATCAAGTGCTGAAATAACACagcagaaggaagaaaacaatcattagACCTGATTAAATGATTATATAAACTGAGGATGGTTATTTGTGTTAgtatgtgaatgaaaaaaagattggATGGATTTGGAAAGAAGGGGCTGGATTTATTCATCATTCCTCATCAGTTGAAAATACAAGCAAAGGGTAGAAAAGGAGGCTTCTTAAACACCCAGCTTCAAATTTTTTGGATTGGGACACAGAACAGGACAGTGGACAGAGAAGAGCTGTAGCCTCACGTTAAAAAATACCTTGCTCTACTTCAGCCTGGGAGTCCAGTGAGATCAGATCACATATAGCAGAGTCCAGCCCCGCTGACAGGCAGTTCTCATACTGGCCAGTGGGACTTAGACCATCACATGTTTCTGCCTCAGAGTCCAGCTCTGCCACTAGATTTGCAGCGGGAAATCCTGCAGCCTGGTTAGCCACTGCTTTCTTACGGCTTTTAGGAGGACTTTTCAGGAAGAATTTGTTTTGTGACGATAGGGCGAGTTGGGACAAAAGGCTGAACTTTTTGGATTGGTTAATTTGGCATGATATGGCTAcagggagaaaacaaaaagagaaaacaaccaTATGACATACTGATGCATGTTGGTATGTGACAGTTAAAAACAGATCATGGAGGGATGCTGCTTCCGGTGTCAATAAGCTGcctaaaacagaaaaaaaatgtgttataagaAGTTAGTTCAGGTGTCACAGCAGTGTCACAGCAGAAATCTCATGTAATTAGTTTATGTGAGTCTCCGTGGTTGTACTGTAGGTGCTAAAACAGCAGCGTATATGAAGACAAGATACATGCTCTGGTAACAGAAGTGAAaaagtgagaggaggaggaggaggaggaggggagggggtgttGGAAGACAAtctcacataaaacacaacagagtaCCGGTCATCTCAGCAAACGTTGCAATAGGTAGTGGGACGATGCAGGAAATGGCTGAGGGAGGCAGGTGTCTACATGCATTGCAACATCAGATAAATGCAGCACTCGTTCattgcatttacatttagacAGTGGATAAGAGTAAGACAGACAGTGAACAGTGGCGCTAAGCTCGCTCTTCTTCAGGACTCTGCTTGCTCTATTTGGGACTTCAGCAAGATGTGGAGAAAACACTCTCTCTTTACAATGCAGGTGTTGCGTCTCGCTAAGAAAAGGTAGTAAAAGGAGCGGGGTATTCATAATGTCTACCTGGCTTACTATAGACTGCTCCAGCTGCAGTGCAGGGTGTATGTAGAGTCAGAGAAAAGTAGTTGAGAGAGAAAAGATTAGGGAGGAGAGtgggaaagagggaaaggacAGAAGTTAggctgaaagaaagagagagagagagaggataacTGCTGTggaaccagtgtgtgtgtgtgagtgcgaggaagagagaaagagagacttgTTGGTATTGAGAACACTTACTGTTGGCTATGTTGGTGGCAGTGTAACTGTCTGCCATTCCTGAGACCTGGCTGGCAATGCTGACCTCACTGGCCCTCCGCTGGCCCCGGGAGAGGGGGCCCGTTACAGGGGATGAGGGGTACGAACTGTCCATGAAGACACCACCATGAGACTGAACAACATCCGCTATTAAGTCGAAACAAGGAGATCCCATTAGACAGAGACACAGGTAAGGGGAACTCACAGTGATGACGGGAAGGGGGATGCGGGTTAGGGTGGCAGCGGAGAAACATGACGGCAGGCACCGTGGTTTCAGAGGACTTGTGAAACCACAAGGTGGCCTCATGATGGCCAAGGTTAGATTTCTAGAACCGACCACGTGGAAACACGGGCTTATGAATACATGAAACACTTAGTGAACGTAAAATCACAAATGTCCACATCTGTTAGTCACATCCACTTTTCATCTAATAGCAAAGTAGTATCAGATAAAGGTCCTTTATCTTTGCAAATATAATGGAATAGTGCTGGAGATTTTATAAGACCTCTGACCATCATCACAAAGAGAAGCATACAATAGTTTACGGTATATTCAGGATGTATAAAAGAGCTCCAAGTACAGCACAGCACACTGCGCAAACACAACATCACAAGCACCACAATGTTCACATCTCTCTGAAACTCACACGGTCATAGAAATGCCCTCTAAGGACATCGATAATCTTTCCATCTCTTGTCAGACACTATGGAAGTGATGCAGACACACTGAAACCCCGCTTATAAAccacagcacaaacacaaatgctTGCGTCCTCCAAACACTGGACACAATGTAAATATGTgacgacaacaacaaaacaccacTAGAGATGCGCATCTGATTTCCCAAAGTATTTCCATGGCATTTTGTTTCTGTTAcaactattattatttctatttatgACCAGAAATTGTTGAgactctacttttttttttttaaatctacaaaatgtaaaaaaaattaaaccacATACACAAAGTAATTAAAGCTACAATAGCGATGGAAATACTTAAAGAGGACACATGGTAGATACAAATCTGACCATCTTAGATTTGACAGCGAGAAGgatgaaacaaacaagacaacagaaacacagtgaacaAGGATCAGGACAGGTGCAGGTGAATGGGAGAGGCTACACACACTCCATAGTGGCGGGTGTGGCTTTGAGGGAGCCCTCCTGCCAGTTTAGCACAGGCACAGGGATGCAGGTCTCACTGATGGTCTCCTGACAGCGAAGATACAGGGGAGGCCCGCTGTCAAGTAGCAGCTGAGCGTTGCTCTGGACTGTCTCCACTAcagagggaggtggagggggcAGAGGTCAAGGGAAAGGGGAGGGGTTTCGGAGGTAGAGAGCCGGGTATGCAGATATGGGGACAGGAGGccgagagaggaagaaggaaagaggacaaggaagacacaaaaacatatgaAGCAAGAACATCTGAACATGAGACAAGAAAGCAGAGTCAAGCCCTTAGTCAAGCCCACTTTGTTTGTCAGTCATATACTGTCAGACCACACTGTTCTAGGATTTGAAAGCCCTTCAGTCTGCATGAAATCTCTGgtactttcttaaactcaaaaATCATCTTAAATTCATCTTGGTACTGAAAATCAGTCAATTAGTTACACAATGCAGACCTGAGGGTAAAGCTATCACTTTTAGGACATTAATCATAAATCAAAACCTCAGTCTGCCATCATTAAGGCACAACTTAATGCTTATTAACCATCATGTACCCTTTCAATAAGCCCTGGTTCCTTAATTGTGTCCTTCATTTTCTGTGTCCTTTTTCTTGGTGAATCCTAAAAATGATTTTGTGAAAAGGGGCAGGCTGAGGCTCTAAGGGTTACTCCACTATAATGACCAGTCCAAACAGAAACCACCAGCAGGACTATGACCACATTCAGATGAGTAAACTGCTTCACAAAAGACGTTGAAGCACAAACAgtagaaaaatgtttcatttttctttcagacAATGTTTACTCTGTGTGTGAAGGAACTTTCGGCGTGCTACATAGGCATCTTTAAGGCAAGTGTGGTCTGTGGCATGCACCCATGAAAAACAGGACAGCTGGTTACCATCAGATCTGACAGTGTCTGAACTGTCAGCTGATGTTCGttacaaagaaaaaatcaaacaatCCAGAGAATATTGcatttgtgtctgtgcatgtgaatgattaaatgtttactgatttatttatttttattaatgacaCCTCTCTACGTCATTGGTACAGGGGGCTCACCCAGTAGAGCTGAGTTTCCATCTCCCAGAGGGAAGCGTTGGTAACGGGGCACGTTGAATGGAGGCAGGAGGTGAAATTTCCTCTCCAGGAGAGGCTCCAGGCGGGAGGCGGAGGGATCGGCTGGGTGGAACAGGTTATAAACCTGCTGACAGGCGGGCCGCAGCTGGGCCACTAGGGGGGGAAATTGAACCAAAGACataagagagaagaagggaacATCCAGTCCTCGGATGGAAAAGCAAATTTCTTTAGATATCTTCTATAATGAAAATGTGAGGTTTACTAGCTTTTAAGCATCATTAATGTCAACCAGACATAGAATTAATATTTTTAGGTATGCCCTCAACAGGTCACTATGCTACAGAGTGCATGTCCTCCTGAGACAAATCTCAGGAAAATTAACCTGTAATTTTTAATACTACTAATGTATCATACTACAGCTGGGTATTTGTACTCGAAATAGTCCAGTACCAAAGAGTATCTAAATGTCTACAGTCATTAGAcattcaatcattcaatcaattcAGTCAATAAATTATGCCTGCCTTAGATCCTTTTTGTACCCCGACTTAGAAAAAAATTGCTATTTGTATGGTTTTCCTTGTAGCCAATCACTGTAagcgttctttgatttaatgcaaagtgtgattggcccactaccacagcagctacatcccATACAGTCTGCTCTGACAACCCTTTATTGTACAGTTTTgtacaaaaatatttcaataatttggacactttaaaaatgtatttgtgtaaaaatccttTGGATGGGggggagtggtggcattttatgggACTGAATGCTTCCATTTACATGATGGGTAGCAAATGAAGTATAAAAAAAAGGTATCAAATGAAGAACTTTATTGGTATTGGTGTTACTTTAAGGGGACTGGTGTTGGTATTATGACAAGCATTACATCACTTTGTACAAAGTAGCTTACCATCCAGCATAGGAATGACAGTCTTTCTCAGGGCGAGCACCAAACCCAGCGGAGAGCCGAACAAGAAAAAGTCAGACACTTCAAAGTCAAACTTCCCCAGGGAGCCTCCATCCAGCATAGTGCTGCTGCTCGACCTGCGTGAGGCTGCGTCACTCCGCAACACACTGGAGTGTAAGCTGGAAGGACGACACAAAGTCATTTCCTCATGCTgaactaaaaataaatcatactcTGAGAGGACACTGCACTGAGTAGCTTTTATCTTCGTGTTGAGGGTTTTTGTTATCAGCATGAAtcattttgcacacacacacacaaaacacacctgGACAGGAAGGCCTGGTGCTGTTTTATGGTGTCCAGTTCGTAGGTTGAGGAGTCACTTCTCTTGCGTGGCAGTTGTCTTTTGGTGTCGTCACCTGCACTGGTGCGAGGGATGTCAATGTTACTGCGGCTGAGGTGGCGGCTGCCCTCCAGGGTCGGAGATGCTGACCCGTGCCCGCTATTGACAATGATGCCTGGAGAGAGGAGGTCCTGGTCCTGCAGGGGTGACCCAGGATTATGTGTTATGAAAGCTTTAGCAATTTAGAAAGAGTCCATATACTGTATGACTTTTTATGACCTTTAATGAAGGAGAGGAAAACAGCTTAAAGTGCCGAAAttctttgtaatcatcaacttCGGAAAGTTTGGCCGcaaattatattaaaagctGAAACTTAAGACTTGCTACTTcacaatatataatacatatttacatatttaataaatccTGTTCTGTTTTCACCATATCGCATATTTAGTCTCTTACCTGAACGCTGATGACACTGCCTCTACGGCTGCTGTTTTGACTTTCATTGACTGTCTGATTGCTACTGCACAGTGCATCAAACCCTAAAATTCCTCCGACACAGTCCCCAATGAGGCAAACCTGTCGAGGTCAAGGATGAGAAATAAAGTTAATTcagtcatatataatataatagaatggataaataaatacaatttgaataaaaataatttcaaagaaagtcaaagcaattcaatgttgttgttgttttttattatttcatatttttgtgtgaTACATGATTTTTTGTATTACATAAGCCTTAAAAGAACTATCATCAAACAAAATATCACAAGAACAAAGCATGAAACCAAAAAACCAGTAAAGTTATCTAAGAATACTAGTGACTTCAGAGCGCAACAACCAACCTGGCCAGAGAAAGCAGCTCCATCCAGAGACTTAATGAAGTCGGTGTACACCTGGTTTGCTCTGACAATGACTGTCGCCACGGCCTCCTGATACTGCGGAGCAGAGGTGGCCAGCAGGGGCAGAGCTGCCAGCGGGATGTGGTCCTGGCTGCTGGACAGACAGCTCTCATCGTAGCTGTA harbors:
- the LOC133978721 gene encoding membrane-associated phosphatidylinositol transfer protein 2-like isoform X1 — its product is MLIKEYRIPMPMSVEEYRIAQLYMIQKKSREESCGEGSGVEILENKPYTDGPGGTGQYTHKVYHIGMHIPSWFRSILPKAALRVEEESWNAYPYTRTRYTCPFVEKFSIDIETYYKPDTGNQADVFNMSAAEKRQRTIDPIDIVTDPIPPHEYKAEEDTQLYKSVKTQRGPLRDDWIEEYNNNPGKHPIMCAYKLCKVEFRYWGMQSKIERFIHDVGLRKVMARAHRQAWCWQDEWYGLTMEDIRQLELETQLALATKMAQFSQAEEATEANGGALSPDKEQEAKEAINSIEAEEVVVVSSGGETLQPRGVLTKQWSTSSRSSRSSKRGVSPSRHSISEWRMQSIARDSEDSSDEEFFDAHEDLSDGEEVFPKEMTKWNSNDLMDKIEAADTEETPGELFKEMTVDYKRETSEERLDEESSSQQCLQPSKIHVLILVLHGGNILDTGGGDQNSKQADVNTISTAFDTVMRVHYPAALGRIAIRLVPCPAICAEAFSLVSNLSPYSYDESCLSSSQDHIPLAALPLLATSAPQYQEAVATVIVRANQVYTDFIKSLDGAAFSGQVCLIGDCVGGILGFDALCSSNQTVNESQNSSRRGSVISVQDQDLLSPGIIVNSGHGSASPTLEGSRHLSRSNIDIPRTSAGDDTKRQLPRKRSDSSTYELDTIKQHQAFLSSLHSSVLRSDAASRRSSSSTMLDGGSLGKFDFEVSDFFLFGSPLGLVLALRKTVIPMLDVAQLRPACQQVYNLFHPADPSASRLEPLLERKFHLLPPFNVPRYQRFPLGDGNSALLADVVQSHGGVFMDSSYPSSPVTGPLSRGQRRASEVSIASQVSGMADSYTATNIANTISCQINQSKKFSLLSQLALSSQNKFFLKSPPKSRKKAVANQAAGFPAANLVAELDSEAETCDGLSPTGQYENCLSAGLDSAICDLISLDSQAEVEQVAARWWGTKRLDFALYCPDALTAFPTVALPHLFHASYWESTDVVSFLLRQVMRHENSSILELDGKEVSEFTPSKPREKWLRKRTHVKIRNVTANHRVNDAVFTEDSQQVVMGRFMYGPLDMVTLTGEKVDLHIMTQPPSGEWVCFSTEVTNSSGRVSFTIPEDKRLGIGVYPVKMVVRGDHTFADSYLTVIPRGTEFVVFSIDGSFAASVSIMGSDPKVRAGAVDVVRHWQDLGYLIIYVTGRPDMQKQRVVAWLSQHNFPHGIVSFCDGLVHDPLRHKANFLKSLTEAHLKIFAGYGSTKDISVYTAIGLPPSQIYIVGRPSKKMQHQCQFITEGYAAHLSQLEYNHRSRPAKSTSARMVLRKGSFGLGANGDFLRKRNHLLRTISSQPAPSSPTGNIHKPRPERTQSQSDSERLERERLERTHSHTQGATQRSMSITASCWGRSSSTKLEPGVFSPK
- the LOC133978721 gene encoding membrane-associated phosphatidylinositol transfer protein 2-like isoform X3; protein product: MLIKEYRIPMPMSVEEYRIAQLYMIQKKSREESCGEGSGVEILENKPYTDGPGGTGQYTHKVYHIGMHIPSWFRSILPKAALRVEEESWNAYPYTRTRYTCPFVEKFSIDIETYYKPDTGNQADVFNMSAAEKRQRTIDPIDIVTDPIPPHEYKAEEDTQLYKSVKTQRGPLRDDWIEEYNNNPGKHPIMCAYKLCKVEFRYWGMQSKIERFIHDVGLRKVMARAHRQAWCWQDEWYGLTMEDIRQLELETQLALATKMAQFSQAEEATEANGGALSPDKEQEAKEAINSIEAEEVVVVSSGGETLQPRGVLTKQWSTSSRSSRSSKRGVSPSRHSISEWRMQSIARDSEDSSDEEFFDAHEDLSDGEEVFPKEMTKWNSNDLMDKIEAADTEETPGELFKEMTVDYKRETSEERLDEESSSQQCLQPSKIHVLILVLHGGNILDTGGGDQNSKQADVNTISTAFDTVMRVHYPAALGRIAIRLVPCPAICAEAFSLVSNLSPYSYDESCLSSSQDHIPLAALPLLATSAPQYQEAVATVIVRANQVYTDFIKSLDGAAFSGQVCLIGDCVGGILGFDALCSSNQTVNESQNSSRRGSVISVQDQDLLSPGIIVNSGHGSASPTLEGSRHLSRSNIDIPRTSAGDDTKRQLPRKRSDSSTYELDTIKQHQAFLSSLHSSVLRSDAASRRSSSSTMLDGGSLGKFDFEVSDFFLFGSPLGLVLALRKTVIPMLDVAQLRPACQQVYNLFHPADPSASRLEPLLERKFHLLPPFNVPRYQRFPLGDGNSALLVETVQSNAQLLLDSGPPLYLRCQETISETCIPVPVLNWQEGSLKATPATMESDVVQSHGGVFMDSSYPSSPVTGPLSRGQRRASEVSIASQVSGMADSYTATNIANTISCQINQSKKFSLLSQLALSSQNKFFLKSPPKSRKKAVANQAAGFPAANLVAELDSEAETCDGLSPTGQYENCLSAGLDSAICDLISLDSQAEVEQVAARWWGTKRLDFALYCPDALTAFPTVALPHLFHASYWESTDVVSFLLRQVMRHENSSILELDGKEVSEFTPSKPREKWLRKRTHVKIRNVTANHRVNDAVFTEDSQQVVMGRFMYGPLDMVTLTGEKVDLHIMTQPPSGEWVCFSTEVTNSSGRVSFTIPEDKRLGIGVYPVKMVVRGDHTFADSYLTVIPRGTEFVVFSIDGSFAASVSIMGSDPKVRAGAVDVVRHWQDLGYLIIYVTGRPDMQKQRVVAWLSQHNFPHGIVSFCDGLVHDPLRHKANFLKSLTEAHLKIFAGYGSTKDISVYTAIGLPPSQIYIVGRPSKKMQHQCQFITEGYAAHLSQLEYNHRSRPAKSTSARMVLRKGSFGLGANGDFLRKRNHLLRTISSQPAPSSPTGNIHKPRPERTQSQSDSERLERERLERTHSHTQGATQRSMSITASCWGRSSSTKLEPGVFSPK